The following is a genomic window from Rutidosis leptorrhynchoides isolate AG116_Rl617_1_P2 chromosome 8, CSIRO_AGI_Rlap_v1, whole genome shotgun sequence.
AAAATGTCAAAATTTAAAAAGTTATTTTGAGATGAGACAAAAGATATGTCAAGACCGCCATTAGGGTGCAAAGTTACACAAAGAGACTGGAAACTTTTTAAAAAACACCAGGAGAATATGAAAACAAAGGAAAGGGCGAAAGTGAACAAGGAGTGTCGATCAAAACAGGCGGTCAAAACTCATCAGGGTAGGAAGTCATTCTCCCAATATCGATATGAACATGTAAGTTAATTTATGTGTAATTTGGATAAACTTTCAAcccgtctatatatatatatatatatatatatatatatatatatatgtgtgtgtgtgtgtgtgtgtgtgtgtgtgtgtgtgtgtgtgtgtgtatacatgtatatatattattgtatatatGTACATTTATTGTTATtagctatttattaatattatataccgTACAGCGTAACCGGGAGACAAATGAACTTGCAAGTTTGATTGACGGGTATAAACGGAACAACACTGATAAAGCTGGAAATTTTCTTCAGGACGACCAAAAGAAAAATATGTAAGTAATTACTTTCACTAGAAcgttaaatttgtatataaattaaaacacACTAAAAGTGTTCATATTTTAACTTAGATTATTCTTGTGTTTTAAATATGCAGGATGAGATGGTTAGAATTCGAAATGAGCAAGTTGGAGCTGACATTCCAATGCCTGGACTAGAAATCATGAATAAGTATTAGGACGATGTTACGGATGGGAGCGTGGTATCAGTCCACGCATTTCTTGCTCCTGCAGGTCCGTTGATACCGCAAGTTCAGCTAGCCATTCAAGTCAACGTTTTTACACCGAGGAAGAATTTAATTCAAAGTGGGAGATGGAACGTGAGAGAATGAAATCTGAGTTAAAACAAAGTTTGGTTCGGGAAGTCAAGCAAGATTTACAAAAAGATTTCAAAAAAACCTTGAAAGAATCGGTGAAAAGTTACATTCAAAAGTTGTTATCGGGGCCAGGAAGTACTAGTGGCGGGTCAAAGAAAAAGAAGGGTAAAGAAAAGGGTAAAGGAAAACAACCAGCCTTCTCGTTGGTGGAAGAAGAGTCGGAGGGTTCGGGAGATGGTTCGGGAGATAGTTCGGATGGTTCGGGAGATGGTGATGATATGATAATTGATGATATTCATGCAAATAATGATCAATCATGGATGGACAAACTTTGAAAAGGAGGCGGGTAGATTATGTAGTTTGTGTTAAAACGCCGAATACTTTAGAACTTCAATATTTGTAGTTCGTATAATTGTTACCACTTTTCGTAAAAGTTTATTTATTTTAGTGTTGTTGGTGTTTATTGTTGTTGGTGTTATATATATTGCTACAGATGCTATTAAATTGTATGAAACATGTTTCGGAAAAATGACCAGAATATCGAGCAGGATGCTGAAAATACAGCAGAATCCTTTTTGCGGGATCAGGTGCCTTTAGCGGCGACTATCGCGGCAAAAAAAAGTTTCTCGCTGCAAAAAAAAAACTGACAAAAAAAACAAATTTTGTTGTCAGTAAACACCCTCGCCGCTAAAAGCTcgccgcaaaaaaaaaaaaaaaacctgacaaAAAACCAAATTTTGTTGTCAGTAATTATCCTCGCCGCCAAAAAAGATTGACAGGTCGCCGCAACAGACACGCCGCAGAAAAGTTTTTtccattttctttttccttttcttaagAAAAGTGGGCCCACTTCGGTTCGCCGCTAAAACTCGTCGAAAAATATTTAAGACGGCGAACGTACGATGACGAGGTTTTCGGCGGCGACATATCGCCACTTTAAATCATTCGCTGCGAGTTTTTGTGTTTATTGCGGCGAGAAATCTCGCCACAAAAAATGTTTTTTCTTGTAGTGAATGAAATGTAACGAGGGAATCCTCTGCTCATATACATACAAAATTGAAATGAAAATAGTATGAAACTTACTCTGACTTTGTTGAGGATCAAGAAGCTGCAACTATCATAACTTATCAAATGGTTGTGGGGTACTTTACTATGTTACATATAACTAAATGAGCAACTATCATAATTTATCAAATTGTATAATTTATCAAATTGTATGAAACTTAAACTGACTTTGTTAAGGATCAAGAAGCTGCAACTCGAGCAATGGATTTGGAACTTGCCTTCTAATACAACTTACTAACTGATATCGGGTATTCGGATTTTCTAAGTTATCAAATGTGCGATTTTCTAAGAGAAGATCGATTGACGAGAAGCAGTAGGAATGTTGTTATTGTAACTAACTTTTTTGTCATTTTGAGTTGCTTAACCTCAAAATCAGTTGTTAAATTCACGTGATGACTAGATTATTATGATGACCAATGGGGTACTATAGGAATCATATATAAGAGGTTGAAGAAAATTATATTATAGACAAGGAAAACATTGTATGGTTGATATTATAATTAAAGTTTGGTAGCCAAAAGTTTGGTATCCACGTGCAACACTAAATATTATACAAGTCTGCTAGCATCACATTACATTGTTGTTTTAGTAGAGTTGTTTAAACCTACATTGGATGGATTACAAAACGTCACAAAAAAATAAATCATGTGTAACAATATTCATAGAACCCCATTGGTCATCACGTGTAAGAGTTTAATTGTCAGATGCCTTTCATTCCAAACTCAATCGAGTATCgagtatatatacaaatacatgggCTTTGCCTAACTTGTCCTACAAGTACAAATCTattccatatatatccatatacacTTTGAAATAGAATACAAGTATAACATTATAGAAGATCTCGGAATATCTATCTAATATGCATCGCTAATACACCCCCGCAGTTTCAGCGGGAGGGGGCCGGATGCTAAGACTGTCTCGAAAATCATCGAACAATAACCGGGGCAGACCTTTAGTGAAGATATATGCAATCTGAAAACGCGAAGGGACGTGAAGAACCCGAACTTCACCGCGTGCAACATTTTCACGAACAAAATGAATATCCATTTCAATATGTTTGGTACGTTGATGCTGAACTAGATTGCCCGAGAGATAAATAGCCGAAACATTGTCACAAAAAACAAGGGTACATCGCGGGAGTCGACAATGTAATTTAACAAGAGATTCCGAATTTAGCATGTATCAGAAACAACATTCGCAACGCCACGATACTCAGCCCCAGCGCTGGAGCGAGAAAGAGTTGGTTGCCGTTTGGACGACCAAATAAACACAATACTCAGAAGTAGAGCGTCTCGTATCGGGACACCCGGCCCAATCGGCATCCGTATAAGCTAGAAGACGACTCGTAGATGATGTATACAAATGTAAACCATAATCAAGTGTGCCCTCTAAATACTGGACGATGCGCTGTAAAGCATGTAAGTGTGACTCCCGTAGATCATGCATATGTAGACAGACCGGGTCGACGACATGAGAAATATCCGTGCGAGTAAAAGTCAAGTACTGTAAAGCTCCTACTAGACTGTGAAATTTGGTCGGATTATCAACAGGATTACCATCGGTAGAGCGTAACTTAGGAGAAGTATCCACTGGAGTATATACTGGGTTACAATTTAGTAATCCAGCACGCGCAATGATATCCTTGGCATACATTTATTGGTTTAAGAAAAGACTATTCGAATGGCGAGTGACGGCAATGCCCAAAAGATAGCTCAACGGACCAAGATCCTTCATGGCGAACTCCCGTGCTAATAAATTGATGGAGAGTCGTAGCTTAACACTCGATGTAGTAAGGATGATGTCATCAATGTAAAGCAATAAATAAGCCATGTCGGGACCATTGCGATGAATAAACAGAGAATTATTACATGTAGAGTTAATAAACCCAATCTTTTTGACGAAATCTACAAACCGTTGATACCAAGCACGGGGAGCCAGTTAAGGCCATACAATGACTTCTTAAGAAGACAGACATGGTTGGGAAATTTAAGATCGCGAAAACCCATCGGTTGATGCATGTATACTGTTTCGTGCAAATGACCATGTAAGAAGGCGTTCTTGACGTCGAGCTGATGAATCGACCAAGAACGTGAAACAACAAGTGCTAGTACAGTGCAAATAGTGTTAGGTTTAACCACTGGACTAAATGTCTCATAGCAATCAACTCCAACCTGTTGTGACCTTCCATCACAAACCAAACGAGCGTTTTAGTGCTCAAAAGAACTATTAGAATGCATATTATGTTTAAACACCCACATAGATCCTATGATATTCATGTTATTTGCCCGCGGTACCAAAACCCAAGTCTTATTATGAATTAAAGCATTAAATACGTCGATCATAGCTATTTTCCAATTAGAGTCAAGTAATGCCTCTATGGGAGTGCGTGGGATAACAGATAAAGAGGTAGATATGGAGAGATTAAAAGGAATTTTGGGCTTGTAAATACCTGACATACTATGAGTATGGACCGTACGAGTTGTTTGTGCTGGAGGAGGTGGGCTTTTAGGAGGATATGGACTAGTAAAATTGGGCTCTGTAGGCCTAGTAGAAGAAATGGGTGGATGCAAATCAAGTTGGGCTGTAGAAGAAGAGTGGGTCATAGGAGGAGTTTGGGCCATAGAGGGGGTTGGTTACGGGCTGTTGGACATGTGGTTTATGGGTTGATGGATCTCGGGCCTGACACAGATAGATGGGTCATCTGTAAAGGAAGTATATGCTGGAGGTTTAGAAGGATTGAGTTTGGAGAAAGGAAACTCAGTTTCATGAAAGATAACATGACGcgcaataattattttattattggaAATATCATAACACTTATATCCACGATGATGTGTTGGGTAGCCGAGAAAAACACAAGGAGTGGAGCGAGCATTGATTTTGTGTATGGTAGTGGAAGGGAGAAGCGGGTAACACAGGCATCCAAAAACACGTAAATGATCTTAAGACGAATGGCGTTTATAGAGAAAGTGAGTAGGCATAGAGTTATTTAAAAGTTTGTTGGGAAGGATGTTAAGAAGATATGTTGCCATTAGGAGTGCATGGTGCCAAAAATTAAGTGGCATCGAGGAATGAGATAAGAgggtgcagatgttgttgttgataaGGCGGATTTTTTGCCCG
Proteins encoded in this region:
- the LOC139864468 gene encoding uncharacterized mitochondrial protein AtMg00810-like, giving the protein MYAKDIIARAGLLNCNPVYTPVDTSPKLRSTDGNPVDNPTKFHSLVGALQYLTFTRTDISHVVDPVCLHMHDLRESHLHALQRIVQYLEGTLDYGLHLYTSSTSRLLAYTDADWAGCPDTRRSTSEYCVYLVVQTATNSFSLQRWG